In the genome of Bradyrhizobium arachidis, one region contains:
- a CDS encoding NAD(P)-dependent oxidoreductase produces MNTPRIEGQRASASVRSPIVVNQLGPDVRAALADHWSRPLIIDHPADRAPWAIAPEADVLLTRPLAGWHKAPAEKPAGWPFGLRWIQTASTGVDFFPTWLLDGPVVTVGRGISADPIAEYVLAAILGFEKRIHDIRPRSREQWKIAPLGSLSGKTIGIAGFGAIGRAVVERVKPFGVNIRVLRRSGWPYVLPGIQPVGSIEQLVEVSDHLVLALPATTKTARLINADVLARAKTSLHLINVARGRIVDQSALLQALDEGRIAGATLDVTDPEPPPEGDPIYDHPKVVLTPHVSWTGGEDAKRLADKTLVNLDAYAHGVALADVFDRNLEY; encoded by the coding sequence ATGAATACCCCCCGAATTGAAGGCCAGCGCGCATCCGCCAGCGTGCGATCGCCGATCGTCGTCAATCAGCTTGGCCCGGACGTTCGTGCCGCGCTGGCCGATCACTGGTCGCGTCCGCTGATCATCGATCATCCCGCCGATCGCGCGCCCTGGGCGATCGCTCCGGAAGCCGACGTGCTGCTGACGCGGCCGCTCGCCGGATGGCACAAGGCGCCTGCGGAGAAGCCGGCCGGCTGGCCATTCGGCCTGCGCTGGATCCAGACCGCATCGACGGGCGTCGATTTCTTTCCGACGTGGCTGCTCGATGGCCCGGTCGTTACGGTCGGCCGCGGCATCTCGGCTGATCCAATTGCGGAATATGTCCTTGCGGCGATCCTCGGCTTCGAAAAGCGCATCCACGACATCCGGCCGCGCAGCCGCGAACAATGGAAGATTGCTCCGCTCGGTTCGCTCAGCGGCAAGACCATCGGGATCGCGGGCTTCGGCGCGATCGGCCGCGCCGTGGTGGAGCGGGTCAAGCCGTTCGGCGTCAACATCAGGGTTTTGCGGCGCTCAGGCTGGCCATATGTTCTCCCGGGCATTCAGCCTGTCGGCAGCATCGAGCAGTTGGTCGAGGTTTCCGATCATCTCGTTCTTGCCCTGCCGGCGACGACGAAGACGGCGCGTCTCATCAACGCCGACGTGCTGGCACGCGCCAAGACGTCGCTGCACCTGATCAATGTCGCACGTGGACGGATCGTCGATCAGAGCGCTCTGTTACAGGCGCTTGATGAGGGACGGATTGCCGGCGCGACGCTCGATGTCACCGACCCCGAGCCGCCGCCGGAAGGCGATCCGATCTATGACCATCCCAAGGTCGTCCTGACCCCGCATGTGTCGTGGACGGGTGGCGAGGATGCCAAGCGGCTGGCCGACAAGACGCTGGTCAACCTCGACGCCTATGCGCATGGCGTGGCGCTGGCCGACGTCTTCGACAGGAATCTCGAATACTAG
- a CDS encoding class II aldolase/adducin family protein yields the protein MNKVVEKPKKYSLVERTPAATFEEERLHRKQRLAATFRLFSRYGFDQGLAGHVTVRDPEFPERFWINPLSKHFSQIKVSDLQLVDHDGNILIGDKPINQAGFVIHSAIHAAHPEVIAAAHTHSTYGKAWSALGRLLDPLTQDSCAFYEDHVLFDPFSGVVLEAEEGRKIAQALGSKKAAILQNHGLLTVGPTIEAAAWWYIAMDNAARAQLLAEAAGTPKPIPHEIASLTSRQVGTHKGGYFSFQPLWDWITEAEPDLFN from the coding sequence ATGAACAAGGTCGTCGAGAAGCCGAAGAAATACTCCCTGGTCGAGCGCACGCCGGCCGCGACGTTCGAGGAGGAGCGGCTGCATCGCAAGCAGCGGCTTGCCGCAACCTTCCGCCTGTTCTCGCGCTACGGTTTCGATCAGGGCCTCGCAGGCCATGTCACCGTGCGCGATCCGGAGTTTCCCGAACGGTTCTGGATCAACCCGCTGTCGAAGCATTTCAGCCAGATCAAGGTGTCCGACCTTCAACTGGTCGATCACGACGGCAACATCCTGATCGGCGACAAGCCGATCAACCAGGCCGGCTTCGTGATTCACTCGGCGATCCACGCGGCGCATCCGGAAGTGATCGCGGCGGCCCACACCCATTCGACCTACGGCAAGGCGTGGTCGGCGCTCGGTCGTCTGCTCGATCCGCTGACGCAGGACTCCTGCGCGTTCTACGAGGATCACGTGCTATTCGATCCCTTCTCCGGCGTCGTGCTGGAGGCGGAAGAGGGCCGCAAGATCGCACAGGCGCTGGGATCGAAGAAGGCCGCCATCTTGCAGAACCACGGCCTGCTCACGGTCGGACCGACCATCGAGGCGGCCGCATGGTGGTACATCGCGATGGACAATGCCGCGCGCGCTCAGTTGCTTGCCGAGGCCGCCGGCACCCCAAAGCCGATCCCGCACGAGATCGCCAGCCTGACCTCGCGGCAGGTCGGTACGCACAAGGGCGGCTATTTCAGCTTCCAGCCGCTCTGGGACTGGATTACCGAGGCCGAGCCGGATCTGTTCAACTAG
- a CDS encoding FAD/NAD(P)-binding protein encodes MSPEGRHAIVIGGGASGVLLAFQLLKNNPSGLRVTLIEKRPEIGRGLAYHAGNPEHLLNVRVTNMSALPDDPEHFWNWLCARPGGPLCPDPYCFVPRQTYGDYLVDLIAPLRSRDGTQGLTIVRGECVSIRENPSDVAVTLADGTCITGSTAILATGHDAAAPLLAGHAEPWASPTDAGIDTKATVLILGTGLSMVDYVLSLLRYGHQGQIVAMSRRGLLPRAHRRVDPMRFTEREIPFGAEIGPLLRWFRRRIELHVAEGGEWRGAIDAIRPFTQRLWQELPLSSKRRFLEHARAWWDVHRHRTAPEVEARIAEALAIRRLTVIAGKLASIAPNSGGAIVRYRRRGQTETSELEVGAIVDCTGIVRDPAASTNPAVRSLLDQGLARIDPLRIGIDVTPDCAIVNRDGSPSRRLYAVGPLTRAAFWEIIAVPDIRQQCAELAGRLRETVIAS; translated from the coding sequence ATGAGTCCGGAGGGGCGGCACGCGATCGTCATCGGGGGAGGCGCCAGCGGCGTCCTCCTCGCCTTTCAGCTCCTGAAGAACAATCCCTCTGGCCTCCGCGTGACCCTGATTGAAAAGCGGCCCGAGATCGGACGCGGACTTGCCTATCATGCAGGCAATCCCGAGCATCTCCTCAATGTGCGCGTGACGAACATGAGCGCGCTACCCGACGATCCCGAACATTTCTGGAACTGGCTGTGTGCACGGCCCGGCGGGCCGCTGTGTCCCGATCCCTATTGCTTCGTTCCGCGGCAAACCTACGGCGACTATCTCGTCGATCTGATCGCGCCGCTGAGATCGCGCGACGGGACACAAGGCCTGACCATCGTGCGCGGAGAGTGCGTGTCGATCCGGGAAAATCCCTCCGACGTCGCAGTCACCCTTGCCGACGGAACATGCATCACCGGCAGCACGGCCATTCTCGCGACCGGCCATGACGCCGCGGCCCCGCTGCTGGCGGGTCATGCAGAACCCTGGGCCTCACCCACCGACGCCGGCATCGACACGAAGGCCACCGTGCTCATCCTCGGCACGGGTCTCTCGATGGTCGACTATGTCCTGTCGTTGCTTCGCTACGGACATCAGGGCCAGATCGTCGCAATGTCGCGGCGCGGCCTCCTACCGAGAGCGCACCGACGCGTCGATCCGATGCGCTTCACTGAACGCGAGATTCCGTTCGGCGCCGAGATCGGGCCGCTGCTACGCTGGTTTCGTCGCCGCATCGAGCTGCACGTCGCCGAGGGCGGCGAGTGGCGCGGTGCGATCGACGCAATCAGGCCCTTCACCCAGCGGCTTTGGCAGGAGCTGCCATTGAGCTCGAAGCGCCGCTTCCTGGAGCACGCCCGCGCCTGGTGGGATGTCCATCGCCATCGCACCGCGCCGGAGGTCGAGGCGCGCATCGCGGAGGCCCTCGCCATAAGGCGGCTGACGGTTATCGCCGGCAAGCTTGCCAGCATCGCGCCGAACTCCGGCGGCGCCATCGTTCGCTACCGCAGACGCGGTCAAACCGAGACGTCCGAGCTTGAGGTCGGAGCCATCGTCGACTGCACCGGGATCGTCCGGGATCCAGCCGCCAGCACCAACCCGGCCGTCCGCAGCCTGCTCGACCAAGGCCTTGCCCGCATCGATCCGCTGCGGATCGGCATCGACGTCACGCCCGACTGTGCAATTGTCAATCGTGACGGATCTCCCTCTCGCCGGCTCTATGCCGTCGGCCCGCTGACGCGGGCCGCGTTCTGGGAGATCATTGCCGTTCCCGACATCCGGCAGCAATGCGCGGAGCTGGCCGGGCGGCTTCGCGAGACCGTGATCGCTAGTTGA
- a CDS encoding LysR family transcriptional regulator, producing MKSIIAMPIIAMMNLASVDLNLLVAFEALMEERHVTRAGERVGLAQPSMSSALMRLRALFGDELFVRSASGMQPTAKALALTQPISDALAQIRGVLAPTSAFNPATVSRRLSIAATDYGDHVVVPPLVEALRREAPGIDLVVRPIIDPAASVASLERGDVDALIGGHLPASQRITRCTLFAENFVCIRDARRTKGKARLTKDDYARLPHVLFSSAGGDGLPGAIDTMLSRHGRKRRTAITLAHVVAVPFTVAGTDLVATMAERIARRFAAAAGVSVVPVPYDVEAFNIDLLHTRRAMADPALRWFIELVNRVCKEL from the coding sequence TTGAAATCGATTATTGCTATGCCTATCATTGCTATGATGAATTTGGCTTCCGTTGACCTTAACCTCCTGGTTGCCTTCGAGGCGCTGATGGAGGAGCGCCATGTGACCCGCGCCGGCGAACGCGTCGGCTTGGCGCAACCATCGATGAGCAGCGCGTTGATGCGACTGCGCGCGCTGTTTGGTGACGAGCTTTTCGTGCGCTCGGCCTCCGGTATGCAGCCGACGGCCAAGGCGCTGGCGCTGACCCAACCGATCAGCGACGCACTGGCACAGATCAGGGGTGTGCTCGCGCCCACATCAGCGTTCAATCCGGCAACAGTCAGCCGCCGCCTGTCGATTGCCGCGACCGATTATGGCGACCACGTCGTGGTGCCACCGCTGGTCGAGGCGCTGCGGCGGGAGGCTCCGGGGATTGATCTCGTGGTGCGTCCCATCATCGATCCGGCCGCGAGTGTCGCGAGCCTCGAGCGCGGCGATGTCGACGCGTTGATCGGCGGCCATCTTCCCGCGTCCCAACGCATCACCCGATGCACACTGTTCGCGGAGAACTTCGTCTGCATTCGTGACGCCAGGCGCACCAAAGGGAAGGCGCGGCTCACGAAGGACGACTACGCGCGTCTTCCGCATGTGCTGTTCTCATCCGCCGGCGGCGACGGGCTTCCTGGCGCTATCGACACGATGCTGAGCCGGCACGGACGCAAACGCAGGACTGCGATCACGCTCGCCCACGTCGTCGCGGTGCCATTTACAGTCGCCGGAACCGATCTGGTGGCGACCATGGCCGAGCGCATCGCGCGCCGCTTCGCGGCTGCCGCCGGCGTATCCGTCGTTCCGGTTCCCTACGATGTCGAGGCGTTCAATATCGACCTGCTCCACACCCGCCGCGCCATGGCGGATCCGGCGCTGCGCTGGTTCATCGAATTGGTCAATCGTGTTTGCAAGGAACTTTGA